From Caldivirga sp., one genomic window encodes:
- a CDS encoding ABC transporter permease, with product MGLAAKLYSFVVIRGFKVWVSYKTQVALNFISWTIPVFLYYFIGLTFGAGKMTAAIASNYSYTAFATVGIAFQGYFSSAVATLAGRIRNEELIGTLEYQMAAPLKPMSLMFYSTVWGFVINSISTVTVLAIGYGLGIKYIINPLSTLVVLLLYMVSIIGLNLISGAVVLIVKQGNPVALFTSVATNILGNVVFPVSILPTWLKDMSYALSLTWALDGLRRAMLLGEGLGSMVNDLVVLTILSIIYIIIGIWLTNYAFRKILEQGTVHMY from the coding sequence ATGGGTTTAGCAGCGAAGCTATACTCCTTTGTGGTTATAAGGGGGTTTAAAGTTTGGGTGAGCTATAAAACTCAAGTAGCCTTAAATTTCATAAGCTGGACAATTCCAGTATTCCTCTACTACTTCATAGGCTTAACCTTCGGGGCAGGTAAAATGACTGCGGCAATAGCATCAAACTACAGTTACACCGCCTTCGCAACGGTTGGTATCGCCTTCCAGGGCTACTTCTCATCTGCTGTGGCTACATTAGCGGGTAGAATAAGGAATGAGGAGTTAATAGGGACACTCGAGTACCAGATGGCTGCACCCCTTAAGCCAATGTCGCTAATGTTCTACTCCACGGTATGGGGATTCGTAATAAACTCAATAAGCACCGTCACTGTACTTGCAATTGGCTATGGGTTAGGAATAAAGTACATCATTAACCCGCTCTCAACGCTTGTGGTTCTGCTACTCTACATGGTGTCAATAATAGGTTTAAACCTAATATCAGGTGCAGTGGTGCTTATAGTTAAGCAAGGTAACCCAGTAGCCCTATTCACCTCAGTGGCGACTAATATACTCGGCAACGTAGTCTTCCCAGTATCAATACTGCCCACGTGGCTTAAGGACATGAGCTACGCCTTATCATTAACATGGGCCCTCGATGGTTTAAGAAGGGCAATGCTGTTAGGAGAGGGGTTAGGCAGCATGGTTAATGACCTAGTGGTGCTAACTATATTATCAATAATATACATAATAATAGGCATATGGTTAACCAACTACGCCTTTAGGAAAATACTGGAGCAGGGTACTGTGCACATGTACTAG
- a CDS encoding ABC transporter ATP-binding protein: MPAVEFANVTKRFNKIVAVENINLVVNDGEVIALVGPNGAGKTTLLRMAAGVLLPDTGKVLIYGIEAHKAEAKRHVGFMTPMDRGVYWRISALDNLVFFGTLYGLSIKEARRRGLELLREFGLAERANDWVATYSTGMMRRLELARAMMHDPDILLLDEPTSGIDVDGKRIILDHIRKLKGKKTIIMASHDPQEIELADRVVYLNRNIVSALPTLKIVKVLVKGALPPLDGFRITDLGDGSYVIYASIDRFNDLIKKLASMDGGLKVVDLNVEVAFAERNARIEERMNRRGGVPWV, encoded by the coding sequence ATGCCTGCTGTGGAATTTGCTAATGTTACGAAGCGTTTTAATAAAATAGTTGCTGTTGAAAACATTAACCTTGTCGTCAATGATGGCGAAGTAATAGCCCTAGTGGGTCCTAATGGTGCAGGTAAGACCACGTTACTCAGGATGGCGGCTGGTGTTTTATTACCAGATACAGGTAAAGTGCTTATTTATGGTATTGAGGCCCATAAGGCCGAGGCTAAGCGCCACGTAGGCTTCATGACACCCATGGATAGGGGAGTTTACTGGAGGATTAGCGCCTTGGATAACTTAGTGTTCTTCGGTACACTATACGGTTTATCGATTAAGGAGGCTAGGAGAAGGGGCCTTGAGTTACTTAGGGAGTTTGGCCTAGCTGAGAGGGCTAACGACTGGGTTGCAACGTACAGTACAGGTATGATGAGGAGACTTGAGTTAGCTAGAGCCATGATGCATGATCCCGACATACTGCTGCTTGATGAACCAACCAGCGGTATTGATGTAGATGGTAAAAGAATAATACTTGACCACATAAGGAAGCTTAAGGGTAAGAAGACCATAATAATGGCTAGCCATGATCCGCAGGAAATTGAGCTTGCAGATAGGGTTGTCTACTTGAATAGGAACATAGTGAGTGCCTTACCAACCCTTAAGATTGTTAAAGTGCTTGTTAAGGGTGCCTTACCACCATTAGACGGCTTCAGAATCACGGACCTGGGTGATGGTAGTTACGTTATTTACGCAAGCATCGATAGGTTTAATGATTTAATTAAGAAGTTAGCCTCAATGGATGGTGGACTAAAGGTGGTTGACCTAAATGTTGAGGTTGCCTTCGCCGAGAGGAATGCGAGGATTGAGGAGAGGATGAACAGGAGGGGTGGTGTACCATGGGTTTAG